The Acanthochromis polyacanthus isolate Apoly-LR-REF ecotype Palm Island chromosome 2, KAUST_Apoly_ChrSc, whole genome shotgun sequence genome contains a region encoding:
- the LOC110955157 gene encoding zinc finger protein 646-like isoform X1, which translates to MYARTNTGSTHGDFQDRNGVNYVTSTESFGHCSQLFWKKDPNDSGPSSTISWCDQLPSSSAALSSSSLSSASLSSSSLSMESRAPAPAPPPSATTASDDMESDERPYVCDLCSCAYKHASSLLNHKLTHKTGDFRCDFCSKPYTNYMSLRNHMRIHGQKRYMCDLCGKAFRLARYLRNHQRIHDDGPNRFDCPSCCKSYRTMLELAQHRCTAAASNQNRFSCPSCFKSYRTMLDLAQHRCSAAAKIQSGGRRSNFSAAPRRQQQQQQQQQQQQNNANSMMQPPHGGHGQQDPLPSHCVSPMSQGGQGSQSVPDPHQGRPSSVSSQSSQQSMRSSSSNKHVSSSSAAPSSSYSLLQPLVPEVKEMSSGYTRLSANPMPKHQDTFSLAPQRPLTTINPISHSLHPNGAPTLKPSPVPRTIQAMPWEQRSLYNQ; encoded by the exons ATGTACGCCAGGACAAATACCGGCAGCACACACGGAGACTTTCAAGATAGAAACGGAGTGAACTATGTGACATCGACAGAGTCTTTCGGCCACTGCTCCCAATTGTTCTGGAAAAAGGACCCGAACGACTCCGGA ccAAGTTCAACCATCAGCTGGTGCGATCAGCTCCCCTCGTCCTCGGCAGCCCTCTCTAGCTCCAGTCTCTCCTCGGCGTCACTCTCTAGCTCCAGTCTCTCCATGGAATCTCGAGCGCCGGCACCAGCGCCGCCGCCGTCGGCGACGACAGCGTCAGACGACATGGAGTCGGACGAGAGGCCGTACGTCTGCGACCTGTGCAGCTGCGCCTACAAACACGCCAGCTCCCTGCTCAACCACAAGCTCACCCACAAGACCGGAGACTTCAG GTGTGACTTTTGCAGCAAGCCCTACACCAACTACATGTCCCTACGCAACCACATGCGGATCCACGGTCAGAAGCGCTACATGTGCGACCTGTGTGGGAAGGCCTTCCGCCTCGCTCGATACCTCCGTAACCACCAGAGGATCCACGACGACGGGCCCAACCGTTTCGACTGTCCCTCCTGCTGCAAGAGCTACAGGACCATGCTGGAGCTGGCTCAGCACCGCTGCACCGCTGCTGCTTCCAACCAG AACCGGTTCAGCTGCCCGTCCTGCTTTAAGAGCTACAGAACCATGCTGGACCTGGCCCAGCACCGCTGCAGCGCCGCGGCCAAAATCCAG TCTGGAGGTCGACGGTCCAatttctctgcagctcctcgtcgtcagcagcaacaacagcaacagcagcaacagcagcagaacaatgcTAACTCCATGATGCAACCGCCGCATGGAGGACACGGCCAGCAGGACCCTCTGCCCTCCCACTGCGTCTCACCCATGTCCCAGGGAGGACAGGGCAGCCAGTCTGTGCCTGACCCCCACCAG GGCCGTCCCAGCTCGGTGTCCTCTCAGAGCAGCCAGCAGAGCATGAGGAGCTCATCCTCCAACAAACACGTCTCCTCCTCCAGCGCCGCCCCGTCCTCCTCCTACTCCCTGCTCCAGCCCCTGGTGCCTGAGGTAAAGGAGATGAGCTCGGGATACACTAGACTGAGCGCCAACCCCATG CCGAAGCACCAGGACACTTTCTCTCTGGCCCCACAGCGGCCCCTCACCACCATCAACCCCATCAGCCACTCCCTCCATCCAAACGGAGCGCCCACGCTCAAGCCTTCCCCGGTGCCACGCACCATCCAGGCCATGCCCTGGGAGCAGCGCTCCCTCTACAATCAATGA
- the LOC110955157 gene encoding zinc finger protein 646-like isoform X3, whose amino-acid sequence MYARTNTGSTHGDFQDRNGVNYVTSTESFGHCSQLFWKKDPNDSGPSSTISWCDQLPSSSAALSSSSLSSASLSSSSLSMESRAPAPAPPPSATTASDDMESDERPYVCDLCSCAYKHASSLLNHKLTHKTGDFRCDFCSKPYTNYMSLRNHMRIHGQKRYMCDLCGKAFRLARYLRNHQRIHDDGPNRFDCPSCCKSYRTMLELAQHRCTAAASNQSGGRRSNFSAAPRRQQQQQQQQQQQQNNANSMMQPPHGGHGQQDPLPSHCVSPMSQGGQGSQSVPDPHQGRPSSVSSQSSQQSMRSSSSNKHVSSSSAAPSSSYSLLQPLVPEVKEMSSGYTRLSANPMPKHQDTFSLAPQRPLTTINPISHSLHPNGAPTLKPSPVPRTIQAMPWEQRSLYNQ is encoded by the exons ATGTACGCCAGGACAAATACCGGCAGCACACACGGAGACTTTCAAGATAGAAACGGAGTGAACTATGTGACATCGACAGAGTCTTTCGGCCACTGCTCCCAATTGTTCTGGAAAAAGGACCCGAACGACTCCGGA ccAAGTTCAACCATCAGCTGGTGCGATCAGCTCCCCTCGTCCTCGGCAGCCCTCTCTAGCTCCAGTCTCTCCTCGGCGTCACTCTCTAGCTCCAGTCTCTCCATGGAATCTCGAGCGCCGGCACCAGCGCCGCCGCCGTCGGCGACGACAGCGTCAGACGACATGGAGTCGGACGAGAGGCCGTACGTCTGCGACCTGTGCAGCTGCGCCTACAAACACGCCAGCTCCCTGCTCAACCACAAGCTCACCCACAAGACCGGAGACTTCAG GTGTGACTTTTGCAGCAAGCCCTACACCAACTACATGTCCCTACGCAACCACATGCGGATCCACGGTCAGAAGCGCTACATGTGCGACCTGTGTGGGAAGGCCTTCCGCCTCGCTCGATACCTCCGTAACCACCAGAGGATCCACGACGACGGGCCCAACCGTTTCGACTGTCCCTCCTGCTGCAAGAGCTACAGGACCATGCTGGAGCTGGCTCAGCACCGCTGCACCGCTGCTGCTTCCAACCAG TCTGGAGGTCGACGGTCCAatttctctgcagctcctcgtcgtcagcagcaacaacagcaacagcagcaacagcagcagaacaatgcTAACTCCATGATGCAACCGCCGCATGGAGGACACGGCCAGCAGGACCCTCTGCCCTCCCACTGCGTCTCACCCATGTCCCAGGGAGGACAGGGCAGCCAGTCTGTGCCTGACCCCCACCAG GGCCGTCCCAGCTCGGTGTCCTCTCAGAGCAGCCAGCAGAGCATGAGGAGCTCATCCTCCAACAAACACGTCTCCTCCTCCAGCGCCGCCCCGTCCTCCTCCTACTCCCTGCTCCAGCCCCTGGTGCCTGAGGTAAAGGAGATGAGCTCGGGATACACTAGACTGAGCGCCAACCCCATG CCGAAGCACCAGGACACTTTCTCTCTGGCCCCACAGCGGCCCCTCACCACCATCAACCCCATCAGCCACTCCCTCCATCCAAACGGAGCGCCCACGCTCAAGCCTTCCCCGGTGCCACGCACCATCCAGGCCATGCCCTGGGAGCAGCGCTCCCTCTACAATCAATGA
- the LOC110955157 gene encoding zinc finger protein 646-like isoform X2, with product MYARTNTGSTHGDFQDRNGVNYVTSTESFGHCSQLFWKKDPNDSGPSSTISWCDQLPSSSAALSSSSLSSASLSSSSLSMESRAPAPAPPPSATTASDDMESDERPYVCDLCSCAYKHASSLLNHKLTHKTGDFRCDFCSKPYTNYMSLRNHMRIHGQKRYMCDLCGKAFRLARYLRNHQRIHDDGPNRFDCPSCCKSYRTMLELAQHRCTAAASNQNRFSCPSCFKSYRTMLDLAQHRCSAAAKIQSGGRRSNFSAAPRRQQQQQQQQQQQQNNANSMMQPPHGGHGQQDPLPSHCVSPMSQGGQGSQSVPDPHQGRPSSVSSQSSQQSMRSSSSNKHVSSSSAAPSSSYSLLQPLVPEPKHQDTFSLAPQRPLTTINPISHSLHPNGAPTLKPSPVPRTIQAMPWEQRSLYNQ from the exons ATGTACGCCAGGACAAATACCGGCAGCACACACGGAGACTTTCAAGATAGAAACGGAGTGAACTATGTGACATCGACAGAGTCTTTCGGCCACTGCTCCCAATTGTTCTGGAAAAAGGACCCGAACGACTCCGGA ccAAGTTCAACCATCAGCTGGTGCGATCAGCTCCCCTCGTCCTCGGCAGCCCTCTCTAGCTCCAGTCTCTCCTCGGCGTCACTCTCTAGCTCCAGTCTCTCCATGGAATCTCGAGCGCCGGCACCAGCGCCGCCGCCGTCGGCGACGACAGCGTCAGACGACATGGAGTCGGACGAGAGGCCGTACGTCTGCGACCTGTGCAGCTGCGCCTACAAACACGCCAGCTCCCTGCTCAACCACAAGCTCACCCACAAGACCGGAGACTTCAG GTGTGACTTTTGCAGCAAGCCCTACACCAACTACATGTCCCTACGCAACCACATGCGGATCCACGGTCAGAAGCGCTACATGTGCGACCTGTGTGGGAAGGCCTTCCGCCTCGCTCGATACCTCCGTAACCACCAGAGGATCCACGACGACGGGCCCAACCGTTTCGACTGTCCCTCCTGCTGCAAGAGCTACAGGACCATGCTGGAGCTGGCTCAGCACCGCTGCACCGCTGCTGCTTCCAACCAG AACCGGTTCAGCTGCCCGTCCTGCTTTAAGAGCTACAGAACCATGCTGGACCTGGCCCAGCACCGCTGCAGCGCCGCGGCCAAAATCCAG TCTGGAGGTCGACGGTCCAatttctctgcagctcctcgtcgtcagcagcaacaacagcaacagcagcaacagcagcagaacaatgcTAACTCCATGATGCAACCGCCGCATGGAGGACACGGCCAGCAGGACCCTCTGCCCTCCCACTGCGTCTCACCCATGTCCCAGGGAGGACAGGGCAGCCAGTCTGTGCCTGACCCCCACCAG GGCCGTCCCAGCTCGGTGTCCTCTCAGAGCAGCCAGCAGAGCATGAGGAGCTCATCCTCCAACAAACACGTCTCCTCCTCCAGCGCCGCCCCGTCCTCCTCCTACTCCCTGCTCCAGCCCCTGGTGCCTGAG CCGAAGCACCAGGACACTTTCTCTCTGGCCCCACAGCGGCCCCTCACCACCATCAACCCCATCAGCCACTCCCTCCATCCAAACGGAGCGCCCACGCTCAAGCCTTCCCCGGTGCCACGCACCATCCAGGCCATGCCCTGGGAGCAGCGCTCCCTCTACAATCAATGA